A window of the Halopseudomonas phragmitis genome harbors these coding sequences:
- a CDS encoding pilin assembly protein produces the protein MKIRELTQHWERIAKGRVTSNTYQVNLPLEDAARLAALHEMYPKRRIEDLITDLLGSALEELEAGLPYQPGTKVIALDELGDPLYDDVGPTPRYLALSRKHLQQLVSQEKEPQH, from the coding sequence ATGAAGATCCGTGAGCTCACCCAGCACTGGGAACGCATCGCCAAAGGCCGCGTCACCAGCAACACTTACCAGGTCAATCTGCCGTTGGAGGATGCCGCGCGGCTTGCCGCATTGCATGAGATGTATCCCAAGCGCCGGATTGAGGATCTGATCACTGACCTGCTGGGCTCCGCTCTGGAAGAGCTGGAAGCCGGCCTGCCCTACCAGCCGGGCACCAAGGTCATCGCGCTGGATGAGCTGGGCGATCCGTTATATGACGATGTCGGCCCAACCCCCCGTTACCTGGCCCTGAGCCGCAAGCATCTGCAGCAATTGGTCAGTCAGGAAAAAGAGCCGCAGCACTAG
- the mazG gene encoding nucleoside triphosphate pyrophosphohydrolase: MSYRLDDLLYLMARLRDPQYGCPWDLEQSFETIVPHTLEEAYEVADAIAEGDYRQLAGELGDLLFQVVYYAQLGREAGHFGWDEVVDGITRKLVRRHPHVFPDGNLRTPPGTLSLPQEQIKRRWEEIKAEERADRADAPEQLSLLDDIPKALPALSRAQKLQGRAARAGFDWPDTLPVIDKLAEELDEIRQAIAQGDQVAVAEEVGDLLFCTVNLARHLKVDAETALRAGNDKFERRFRFIEQQLSEGGRGVEQCSLQELDALWDEAKRQGL; encoded by the coding sequence ATGAGTTACCGGCTGGACGATCTGCTATACCTGATGGCGCGCTTGCGTGATCCGCAATATGGTTGCCCTTGGGATCTGGAGCAGTCGTTCGAGACCATCGTGCCGCATACTTTGGAAGAAGCCTATGAGGTGGCCGATGCCATCGCCGAAGGCGACTACCGGCAACTGGCCGGCGAGTTGGGCGATCTGTTGTTTCAGGTGGTCTACTATGCCCAGCTCGGTCGTGAGGCCGGCCACTTTGGCTGGGATGAGGTGGTGGATGGGATTACCCGCAAGCTGGTCCGTCGCCACCCGCATGTCTTCCCTGACGGTAATCTGCGCACGCCGCCGGGCACCCTGAGCCTGCCCCAGGAGCAGATCAAGCGCCGCTGGGAGGAGATCAAGGCCGAGGAGCGCGCTGATCGGGCCGACGCGCCGGAGCAATTGTCGCTGCTCGATGACATCCCTAAAGCCCTGCCGGCGCTGAGCCGGGCACAGAAACTGCAGGGGCGCGCCGCCCGGGCCGGGTTCGACTGGCCGGACACTTTGCCGGTGATCGACAAGCTGGCTGAGGAGCTGGACGAAATCCGTCAGGCCATCGCTCAGGGCGACCAGGTCGCGGTGGCCGAGGAAGTCGGCGATCTGTTGTTCTGCACGGTCAATCTGGCGCGCCATCTCAAGGTCGATGCCGAAACGGCGCTGCGGGCCGGCAATGACAAATTCGAGCGGCGGTTCCGCTTTATCGAGCAACAGCTGAGCGAAGGTGGGCGTGGCGTCGAGCAGTGCTCACTGCAGGAACTCGACGCCCTGTGGGATGAAGCCAAGCGCCAGGGGCTTTGA
- the relA gene encoding GTP diphosphokinase: MVQVRAEHPINRDGSVNLDAWLERIQHRVPLQSPAVLREACEWAEDLEQAAIAAENIWSEGTSSYRIGLEMAEILADLKLDQDSLVAAVVYRAVRERKTDLAEVEHRFGEVVARLVDGVQRMAAISVSQNPAKTKAFSPQAQIENLRKMLVTMVDDVRVALIKLAERTCAIRAVKDAPEEKRYRVAREVFDIYAPLAHRLGIGHIKWELEDLSFRYLEPVQYKQIAKLLDERRLDRQEYIDSVMNQLRSELEEAGIHAEITGRAKHIYSIWRKMQRKGIDFSQIYDVRAVRVLVPLVRDCYTALGIVHSLWRHIPNEFDDYIANPKENGYRSLHTAVIGPEGKVLEVQIRTQAMHEEAELGVCAHWRYKGTDVNSASNAYEDKIAWLRQVLEWHEEMGDIGGLAEQLRVDFEPDRIYLFTPDGHAVDVPKGATPLDFAYRIHTEIGHRCRGAKVNGRIVPLNYILQTGEQVEIITGKHNGPSRDWLNTNLGYVNTSRARAKIQHWFKQQAREQNVQAGKLMLERELTRLALNGADYAQLIDRLGIKSQEDLFAAVGSGDQRLAHVVNVAQQLVEPDRHSEQLELIPRRPSRPGRRGDVYIQGVGNLMTQLAGCCQPVPGDPIIGYITLGRGVTVHRADCANAVQLQDRDSERLIEVSWGGEPVQTYPVEIYIRAYDRSGLLRDVSQLLANEKVNVLEVNTRTNKDDNYAAMLLTVEVPNLSLLGRLLARISQLPNVLEARRNRQEARG, translated from the coding sequence ATGGTACAAGTCAGAGCGGAACACCCGATCAATCGTGACGGCAGCGTCAATCTGGATGCCTGGCTGGAGCGTATTCAGCACCGCGTGCCGTTGCAGTCACCGGCGGTGCTGCGTGAAGCCTGTGAGTGGGCGGAAGATCTCGAGCAGGCGGCGATCGCCGCAGAGAACATCTGGTCCGAAGGCACCAGCAGTTACCGGATCGGCCTGGAAATGGCCGAGATTCTGGCCGATCTCAAACTGGACCAGGATTCACTGGTGGCCGCCGTGGTCTACCGGGCGGTGCGTGAGCGCAAGACTGACCTGGCCGAGGTCGAGCACCGGTTTGGTGAGGTAGTCGCCCGGCTGGTGGATGGGGTGCAGCGGATGGCGGCCATCAGCGTCTCGCAAAACCCAGCCAAGACCAAGGCGTTCAGCCCTCAGGCGCAGATCGAGAATCTGCGCAAGATGCTGGTGACCATGGTCGATGACGTACGGGTGGCGCTGATCAAGCTGGCCGAGCGTACCTGTGCGATCCGGGCGGTCAAGGATGCGCCCGAGGAGAAACGCTATCGGGTCGCCCGCGAGGTGTTCGACATCTATGCCCCGCTGGCCCACCGGCTGGGCATCGGTCACATCAAGTGGGAGTTGGAAGATCTGTCGTTCCGCTACCTCGAGCCGGTGCAATACAAGCAGATCGCCAAGCTGCTGGACGAGCGCCGACTGGATCGTCAGGAGTACATCGACAGTGTCATGAACCAGCTGCGCAGCGAGCTGGAAGAGGCGGGTATCCACGCCGAGATCACCGGTCGGGCCAAACACATTTATTCGATCTGGCGCAAGATGCAGCGCAAGGGGATCGATTTCAGTCAGATCTATGACGTGCGGGCGGTTCGGGTTCTGGTGCCGCTGGTGCGTGACTGCTATACCGCGCTGGGTATCGTGCATAGCCTGTGGCGGCACATTCCCAACGAGTTCGACGACTATATCGCCAATCCCAAGGAAAATGGCTACCGCTCGCTGCATACTGCGGTGATCGGCCCGGAGGGCAAAGTGCTGGAAGTCCAAATCCGGACTCAGGCCATGCACGAGGAAGCCGAACTGGGGGTTTGCGCCCACTGGCGCTACAAGGGTACCGACGTCAACAGCGCCTCCAACGCCTACGAAGACAAGATCGCCTGGTTGCGCCAGGTGCTCGAATGGCACGAGGAAATGGGCGATATTGGTGGTCTGGCCGAACAGTTGAGGGTCGACTTCGAGCCCGATCGCATCTATCTGTTCACCCCCGATGGCCATGCGGTGGATGTGCCCAAGGGCGCGACCCCGCTGGATTTCGCCTATCGCATTCATACCGAGATTGGTCACCGCTGCCGGGGTGCCAAGGTCAATGGGCGGATTGTCCCGCTCAACTACATTCTGCAGACCGGCGAGCAGGTCGAAATCATCACCGGCAAGCACAACGGCCCAAGCCGGGACTGGCTCAACACCAACCTCGGTTACGTCAATACCTCGCGGGCACGGGCCAAGATTCAGCACTGGTTCAAGCAACAGGCGCGGGAGCAGAACGTTCAGGCCGGCAAGCTGATGCTCGAGCGTGAATTGACCCGGCTGGCGCTGAACGGGGCCGATTATGCGCAACTGATTGACCGGCTCGGGATCAAGAGTCAGGAGGATCTGTTCGCCGCCGTAGGCTCGGGCGATCAGCGTCTGGCTCATGTGGTCAATGTCGCCCAGCAACTGGTCGAGCCGGACCGGCACAGCGAACAGCTGGAGCTTATTCCCCGGCGACCGAGCCGCCCTGGCCGGCGTGGCGATGTCTATATTCAGGGCGTCGGCAACCTGATGACCCAACTGGCCGGGTGCTGCCAGCCGGTGCCGGGTGATCCGATCATCGGCTATATCACCCTGGGCCGTGGTGTAACCGTACACCGGGCTGACTGTGCCAACGCCGTGCAGTTGCAGGACCGCGATTCCGAGCGGCTGATCGAAGTCAGTTGGGGTGGTGAGCCGGTACAGACCTATCCGGTGGAAATCTATATTCGTGCTTATGATCGCTCGGGTCTGTTGCGTGACGTATCGCAGTTGCTAGCCAATGAAAAGGTCAATGTGCTTGAGGTCAACACCCGGACCAACAAGGACGACAACTACGCCGCCATGCTGCTGACCGTCGAAGTGCCGAACCTGAGCCTGCTGGGGCGTCTGCTGGCCCGGATCAGCCAATTGCCGAACGTGCTGGAGGCTCGCCGCAACCGTCAGGAGGCCCGCGGATGA
- the rlmD gene encoding 23S rRNA (uracil(1939)-C(5))-methyltransferase RlmD, with the protein MNRFRGRARRTPQAQAPAAIGQRLELGLERLTHDGRGIGQWQGRTVFVEGGLPGETVRARVVQARSKLIEARLERVLGGDSERQVPVCVHADLCGGCNLQHMPHATQLRIKQQALAQQLQHFAGIQPEHWAAPLLGPEYGYRQRTRIAVRWQPEQQRLQVGYRQRGSSELVEVNQCPILVPALEALLKALPAVLGRLQAPQALGHVELIGGERPALLVRHVRALPAADVEALGVLARAHQAHCWLQGEEGQAARCVTADAEQAMPAYRLADQQLCFEFAPGDFTQVNAEINQRMVNQALDWLAPQPGERILDLFCGVGNFALALARQGAQVSAIEGSEAMVARAAANAGKNALQGLHFSQADLSKPVTEILSGQVWDAALLDPPRDGAQQVVRGLAALGVGRVLYVSCNPATLARDAGLLAEAGYRLERIGIMDMFPHTAHVEAMALFRHHK; encoded by the coding sequence ATGAACAGATTTCGAGGGCGGGCGCGGCGTACGCCGCAGGCGCAGGCGCCAGCGGCCATTGGCCAACGGCTGGAGCTTGGACTGGAGCGCCTGACCCATGATGGCCGTGGCATCGGTCAATGGCAGGGGCGCACGGTGTTCGTTGAGGGCGGTCTGCCTGGAGAAACCGTCCGCGCACGGGTTGTTCAGGCCCGCAGCAAGCTGATCGAGGCGCGCCTGGAACGGGTGCTCGGTGGGGATTCCGAACGCCAGGTTCCGGTCTGCGTGCATGCCGATCTGTGCGGTGGCTGCAATCTCCAACACATGCCACATGCGACTCAGCTCAGGATTAAACAGCAGGCCCTGGCCCAGCAATTGCAACATTTTGCCGGTATACAACCAGAGCACTGGGCAGCACCGCTGCTGGGGCCGGAATACGGCTACCGGCAGCGTACCCGTATCGCCGTTCGCTGGCAGCCGGAGCAGCAGCGTTTGCAGGTAGGTTATCGCCAGCGTGGCAGCAGCGAGCTGGTCGAAGTGAATCAATGCCCCATTCTGGTGCCTGCGCTTGAAGCCTTGCTCAAGGCACTGCCGGCAGTGCTGGGGCGTTTGCAGGCACCTCAGGCGTTGGGGCATGTCGAGCTGATCGGTGGTGAGCGGCCGGCATTGTTGGTGCGGCATGTCCGCGCGTTGCCGGCGGCTGATGTCGAGGCGCTTGGCGTGCTGGCCCGGGCGCACCAGGCACACTGCTGGCTACAGGGTGAAGAGGGGCAGGCGGCGCGGTGCGTGACGGCCGATGCCGAGCAGGCAATGCCGGCCTACCGTCTGGCCGATCAGCAGCTATGCTTTGAGTTCGCTCCGGGTGACTTCACTCAGGTCAATGCCGAGATCAACCAGCGGATGGTCAACCAGGCGCTGGACTGGCTGGCACCACAACCGGGTGAGCGGATCCTGGATCTGTTTTGCGGGGTAGGTAATTTTGCCCTGGCCCTGGCGCGCCAGGGTGCGCAGGTCAGCGCCATCGAAGGCAGTGAGGCGATGGTGGCCCGGGCTGCGGCCAACGCCGGCAAAAATGCGCTGCAGGGCCTGCACTTTTCCCAGGCGGACTTGTCGAAGCCGGTGACGGAGATATTGTCCGGACAGGTTTGGGACGCGGCTTTGCTGGATCCGCCGCGTGACGGGGCGCAACAGGTGGTCCGGGGGTTGGCGGCGCTGGGGGTTGGTCGGGTGTTGTATGTTTCCTGCAATCCGGCGACCCTGGCGCGTGATGCGGGACTGCTGGCCGAAGCGGGATATCGACTGGAGCGGATCGGGATCATGGATATGTTCCCGCATACTGCCCATGTGGAAGCCATGGCTCTGTTTCGACACCACAAGTGA
- the cysM gene encoding cysteine synthase CysM, with protein MNIEYPTIADCIGNTPLVRLQRLPGQTSNTVLVKLEGNNPAGSVKDRPALSMIERAELSGAIKPGDTLIEATSGNTGIALAMVAAIKGYRMVLIMPDNMSAERKAAMTAYGAELILVSREASMEGARDLALQMQSEGKGKVLDQFGNQDNPEAHYTGTGPEIWRDTQGSITHFVSSMGTTGTIMGTSRYLKEQNPAIRIVGLQPMEGASIPGIRRWPEAYLPSIFDASRVDQVIDMGQEEAERTMRRLAREEGIFCGVSSGGAVAGALRISAEVENAVIVAIICDRGDRYLSTGVYDN; from the coding sequence ATGAATATCGAGTATCCCACCATTGCCGACTGCATTGGCAACACCCCTCTGGTTCGCCTGCAACGTTTGCCTGGCCAAACCAGCAATACCGTACTGGTCAAGCTCGAAGGCAACAATCCGGCGGGGTCGGTCAAGGATCGTCCGGCACTGTCAATGATTGAGCGCGCTGAGCTGAGCGGGGCGATCAAACCGGGCGACACACTGATCGAGGCGACCTCAGGCAATACCGGTATCGCGCTGGCCATGGTGGCGGCGATCAAAGGTTATCGGATGGTCCTGATCATGCCCGACAACATGAGTGCCGAGCGCAAGGCGGCGATGACCGCCTATGGTGCCGAACTGATTTTGGTCAGCCGCGAGGCAAGCATGGAAGGTGCCCGTGATCTGGCGTTGCAGATGCAAAGCGAAGGCAAGGGCAAGGTGCTCGACCAGTTTGGCAATCAGGACAATCCTGAGGCTCACTACACTGGTACCGGTCCGGAGATCTGGCGCGATACCCAAGGCAGCATTACCCATTTCGTCAGCTCGATGGGCACCACCGGCACCATCATGGGCACGTCCCGCTATCTCAAGGAACAGAACCCGGCGATCCGGATCGTCGGCCTGCAGCCGATGGAAGGCGCCTCGATTCCTGGTATCCGGCGCTGGCCAGAGGCCTATCTGCCGAGCATCTTCGATGCCAGCCGGGTCGATCAGGTGATTGACATGGGCCAGGAGGAGGCCGAGCGAACCATGCGTCGTCTGGCTCGTGAAGAGGGCATCTTCTGTGGTGTTTCCTCTGGCGGCGCGGTGGCCGGGGCCTTGCGTATCAGTGCTGAGGTCGAGAATGCGGTGATTGTGGCAATCATTTGCGACCGGGGTGACCGCTACTTGTCCACCGGGGTATACGACAACTGA
- a CDS encoding response regulator, with translation MSEIGIKARILLMTLVPAGLLAVTLGGWFAWQQSNQLERQLLERGLMTVEYLQRPSTVALIHQQPEELSTLLNNALNHSDVRAVSLLSPDQQLLTHAGPRMIPGARTLATDGLGAGTGLQVRASRASSRFTLPLLATTELIAQFPDALLEADQLLGWLEVELSHSSTQIRRYQGLLSASALIIIGLLITGGVVSTMGRRITDPVGQINDTIDRISEGQLDVRLGATGSRELDDLANGINTMARTLQSAQGELQQNIDQATEDLRQTLETIEIQNIELDMARKTAQEASRIKSEFLANMSHELRTPLNGILGFSNLLQRTELSPRQQEYLDTIGKSADNLLAIINEILDFSKIEAGKLILDNLPFNLRDLIQDTLTMLAPAAHIKGLELVNIIYRDTPLGLSGDPLRLKQILANLISNAIKFTHQGSVCVRTMLEQEDETHALLRISVTDTGVGLTSAEQKSLFQAFSQADNTLTRQSGGTGLGLVIAKRLVEQMHGEIGLHSKPGEGSEFWLTLRLNKSSQAADDLPDTPLAGLSAALIEPQLLSRQALLHGLEDLGLNVCLYDSPQALEQQLQSGAEPPALVLLSSQQPNCGPGEPLNLAREWAKQHDSKYILLTETSEHLPELDQLVGSQCQVLSKPVCQRKLFRAALLLLRPQPQNDPAVNQPRQESLLKVLCVDDNPANLRLVETFLSEMGAQVITASSGEEALSITGEQRIDLIFMDVQMPGMDGRQTTAELRLREEIAGCDAVPIVALTAHALAEERRQLLKCGMNDYLSKPISPEQLRYCVHRWTGIILDPLPEAPARDDEPQPEASTLDEALPVLDNAEGLRLAAGKLDLAEDMLHMLIGSLADERRRIEQALQQEQPDALLEHVHRLHGATRYCGVPQLRNCCQAAENRLKQGQNCQAEIHQLLQAIERLQACQADLEQR, from the coding sequence ATGAGCGAGATTGGCATCAAGGCCCGCATCCTGTTGATGACCCTGGTCCCGGCCGGGCTTCTGGCAGTGACTCTGGGTGGCTGGTTTGCCTGGCAACAGTCGAACCAGTTGGAACGCCAGCTGCTCGAACGCGGACTGATGACCGTCGAGTACCTGCAACGCCCCAGCACCGTGGCCCTGATCCACCAACAGCCCGAAGAACTGAGTACTCTGCTGAACAACGCCCTCAATCACAGCGATGTCAGAGCCGTCAGCCTGCTCAGCCCCGACCAGCAATTGCTGACCCATGCCGGCCCACGGATGATCCCCGGCGCACGCACCCTGGCGACCGACGGGCTGGGCGCCGGCACTGGCCTGCAAGTCCGTGCTAGCAGGGCCAGCAGCCGTTTCACCCTGCCGCTGCTGGCCACCACCGAACTGATTGCACAATTTCCCGATGCCCTGCTGGAAGCCGATCAGTTGCTTGGCTGGCTGGAGGTCGAACTGAGCCACAGCAGCACCCAGATCCGCCGCTACCAGGGGCTGCTGAGCGCCAGCGCCCTGATTATCATCGGTCTGCTGATTACCGGCGGGGTAGTCAGCACCATGGGCCGACGCATCACCGATCCGGTCGGCCAGATCAACGACACCATTGACCGGATCAGCGAAGGCCAACTGGATGTACGCCTGGGCGCTACCGGCAGCCGCGAACTGGATGATCTGGCCAATGGCATCAACACCATGGCCCGCACCCTGCAGAGCGCCCAAGGCGAACTGCAGCAGAACATCGACCAAGCCACCGAAGACTTAAGGCAAACCCTGGAAACCATCGAAATCCAGAACATCGAGTTGGACATGGCGCGCAAGACTGCTCAAGAAGCCAGCCGGATCAAATCTGAATTCCTGGCCAACATGAGCCATGAATTGCGCACCCCACTCAACGGCATCCTCGGCTTCAGCAATCTGCTGCAGCGTACCGAACTGAGTCCACGCCAACAGGAATACCTGGATACCATTGGCAAGTCGGCCGACAACCTGTTGGCGATCATCAACGAGATCCTCGACTTCTCCAAGATCGAAGCCGGCAAGCTGATTCTCGACAACCTGCCATTCAACCTGCGCGACCTGATTCAGGACACCCTGACCATGCTCGCCCCGGCCGCCCATATCAAGGGCCTGGAGTTGGTCAACATCATCTACCGCGACACGCCGTTGGGGCTGAGCGGCGACCCGCTGCGGCTCAAGCAGATCCTCGCCAACCTGATCAGCAATGCAATCAAGTTCACCCATCAGGGCTCGGTTTGCGTGCGCACCATGCTCGAGCAGGAAGACGAGACCCACGCCCTGCTGAGAATCAGCGTGACCGACACCGGCGTTGGCCTGACCAGCGCCGAGCAGAAGTCGCTGTTCCAGGCCTTCAGTCAGGCCGACAACACCCTGACCAGGCAATCCGGCGGTACCGGTCTGGGGCTGGTGATCGCCAAACGCCTGGTCGAGCAGATGCACGGCGAAATCGGCCTGCACAGCAAGCCCGGCGAAGGCTCGGAATTCTGGCTGACGCTACGCCTGAACAAATCCAGTCAGGCCGCCGACGACTTACCCGATACACCGCTGGCGGGCCTCAGTGCCGCACTGATCGAGCCTCAACTGTTAAGCCGTCAGGCGCTGCTGCACGGCCTTGAGGACCTGGGCCTGAACGTTTGCCTGTATGACAGCCCGCAAGCCCTGGAACAGCAGCTTCAGAGCGGAGCCGAGCCACCGGCTTTGGTGTTGTTAAGCTCGCAGCAACCCAACTGTGGTCCCGGCGAGCCGCTAAATCTGGCCCGTGAATGGGCCAAACAGCATGACAGCAAGTACATTCTGCTGACCGAAACCAGCGAGCACCTGCCCGAACTTGATCAATTGGTCGGCTCGCAATGCCAGGTCCTTTCCAAACCGGTCTGCCAACGCAAACTGTTCCGCGCCGCCCTGCTGCTGCTACGCCCGCAACCCCAGAACGACCCCGCCGTCAACCAACCACGCCAGGAGAGCCTGCTCAAGGTTTTGTGTGTCGACGACAACCCGGCAAACCTGCGCCTGGTCGAAACCTTCCTCAGCGAAATGGGAGCCCAGGTCATCACCGCCAGCAGCGGCGAAGAAGCCCTGAGCATTACCGGTGAGCAGCGTATTGATCTGATATTCATGGACGTTCAGATGCCTGGCATGGACGGCCGCCAGACCACTGCCGAACTGCGTCTGCGCGAAGAGATTGCCGGTTGCGATGCGGTCCCGATAGTTGCCCTGACCGCCCATGCCCTGGCCGAGGAGCGGCGACAACTGCTCAAATGTGGCATGAACGACTATCTGAGCAAGCCGATCAGCCCGGAACAGCTGCGCTACTGCGTGCACCGCTGGACCGGCATCATTCTTGACCCGCTACCCGAAGCACCAGCACGTGATGATGAGCCGCAACCCGAGGCCAGCACCCTGGATGAAGCGCTGCCAGTGCTGGACAACGCCGAAGGCTTGCGCCTGGCCGCCGGCAAGCTAGATTTGGCCGAAGACATGTTGCACATGCTGATCGGCAGCCTGGCGGATGAACGCCGGCGTATCGAACAGGCACTGCAGCAGGAACAGCCAGACGCCCTGCTCGAACATGTTCACCGCCTGCATGGCGCTACCCGCTATTGCGGCGTGCCACAATTGCGTAATTGTTGCCAGGCGGCTGAGAATCGACTGAAACAGGGGCAGAACTGCCAGGCCGAGATCCACCAACTGCTACAGGCCATCGAGCGACTGCAGGCCTGTCAGGCCGACCTGGAGCAGCGCTGA
- the acpS gene encoding holo-ACP synthase has protein sequence MIIGIGTDLVLVARIEAVVARQGERFARRILTPAEFQRYATHHQPLRFLAKRFAAKEAILKALGTGLAKGMSWQHIQIDSDANGAPLVVLSGTALARLQQGGGGRMLLSLSDEREQALAFALWSAG, from the coding sequence ATGATCATCGGGATTGGCACTGATCTGGTGCTGGTGGCGCGGATCGAGGCGGTGGTGGCGCGCCAGGGTGAGCGCTTTGCCCGGCGCATTCTGACCCCTGCCGAGTTCCAGCGCTACGCCACGCATCACCAGCCGCTGCGGTTTCTGGCCAAGCGCTTCGCTGCCAAGGAAGCGATCCTCAAGGCCTTGGGAACCGGGCTGGCCAAGGGCATGTCCTGGCAGCATATCCAGATCGACAGTGATGCCAACGGCGCGCCTCTGGTGGTGCTGAGCGGCACGGCGCTGGCCCGGCTACAGCAGGGCGGCGGCGGACGCATGCTGCTGTCGCTCAGTGATGAGCGCGAGCAGGCGCTGGCTTTTGCGCTGTGGTCCGCCGGCTAG
- the pdxJ gene encoding pyridoxine 5'-phosphate synthase: MTDPQRVLLGVNIDHIATLRQARGTRYPDPVQAAIEAEQAGADGITVHLREDRRHIQERDVRLLKEVMQTRMNLEIAVTDEMLVFAREIAPEHVCLVPERREELTTEGGLDVLGNQARVQEAVEQLAAQGAEVSLFIDADPRQIEAAKQAGAPVIELHTGHYADTQGAEQAEALARIREGVIYARKLGLVVNAGHGLHYHNVEPIAAIPGINELNIGHAIIARALFSGLAEAVREMRALILSAAAGR, encoded by the coding sequence GTGACTGATCCACAACGTGTGCTGTTGGGGGTGAACATCGACCATATCGCCACTCTGCGTCAGGCGCGTGGTACCCGTTACCCCGACCCGGTCCAGGCGGCAATCGAGGCCGAGCAGGCTGGCGCCGATGGTATTACCGTGCACCTGCGCGAGGATCGCCGGCATATTCAGGAGCGCGATGTGCGTCTGCTCAAGGAAGTAATGCAGACCAGGATGAATCTGGAAATAGCGGTTACCGACGAGATGCTGGTGTTTGCCCGGGAGATTGCTCCTGAACACGTGTGTCTGGTGCCCGAGCGGCGCGAAGAACTGACCACCGAGGGTGGGTTGGATGTACTGGGCAATCAGGCCCGGGTGCAGGAAGCGGTCGAGCAACTGGCTGCCCAGGGCGCCGAAGTGTCGCTGTTCATCGATGCTGATCCACGCCAGATTGAGGCGGCCAAGCAGGCTGGGGCGCCTGTGATCGAGCTGCATACCGGCCACTATGCCGACACCCAGGGGGCTGAGCAGGCCGAGGCGCTGGCGCGCATCCGTGAAGGGGTGATCTATGCCCGCAAGCTGGGTCTGGTGGTCAATGCCGGGCATGGGCTGCACTATCACAATGTCGAGCCGATTGCGGCTATCCCCGGAATCAATGAGCTGAATATCGGGCATGCAATCATTGCCCGGGCGCTGTTCAGTGGTCTGGCTGAGGCGGTACGGGAAATGCGGGCGCTGATCCTGAGTGCTGCGGCTGGCCGATGA
- the recO gene encoding DNA repair protein RecO yields MLTPAYVLHSRPYRDSSALVDLLTLHQGVQRVVWRGARSARKGNAAQPFVPLLVGLGGRGELKTLQQAEIAGHYRLLQGDALFSGLYLNELLVRLLTPGDPQTLLFAAYQNSLQALAEAEPVEPLLRRFEWQLLAVLGYGFSLVEDAEGTRVDAQGYYHWQFEQGLVRLSGPVPPSALPGAALLAMAADDWRDAETLRTAKRLMRQALGVHLGERPLLSRQLFSVSNKESSRD; encoded by the coding sequence ATGCTGACCCCCGCCTATGTCCTGCACAGCAGGCCCTATCGCGACAGCAGTGCGTTGGTCGATTTGCTGACCCTGCATCAGGGGGTGCAGCGAGTCGTCTGGCGTGGCGCGCGTAGTGCGCGCAAGGGCAATGCTGCTCAACCGTTCGTGCCGCTACTGGTCGGCCTGGGCGGGCGCGGTGAACTGAAAACCCTGCAGCAGGCCGAGATCGCCGGGCATTATCGCCTGCTTCAGGGCGATGCACTGTTCAGTGGTTTGTACCTGAACGAGTTGCTGGTACGGCTGCTGACTCCCGGTGATCCCCAGACTCTGTTGTTCGCCGCCTATCAGAACAGCCTGCAGGCGCTGGCCGAGGCCGAGCCGGTCGAGCCGTTGCTGCGCCGTTTCGAATGGCAACTGCTGGCGGTTCTGGGCTATGGTTTCAGTCTTGTCGAGGATGCCGAGGGCACTAGGGTTGACGCGCAGGGTTATTATCACTGGCAGTTCGAGCAAGGCCTGGTACGGCTCTCGGGTCCGGTCCCGCCATCGGCACTGCCGGGGGCGGCGCTGCTGGCCATGGCCGCCGATGACTGGCGTGACGCCGAGACTCTGCGCACCGCCAAGCGTTTGATGCGCCAGGCTCTGGGCGTTCATCTGGGTGAACGACCGCTGCTCAGCCGACAACTGTTTTCCGTTTCCAACAAGGAGTCTTCCCGTGACTGA